Proteins encoded in a region of the Halostella limicola genome:
- a CDS encoding VanZ family protein has protein sequence MHRRWLPALAVAVALLVASAVPPGPAGGAAGPLPLDKLLHGAGYAALAGTLVVGLTAHRRSTKWAAGLSVCGATSYGLAIELLQAGIPYRAFSLADAGANALGAVLGAAVVVGYRRRMGR, from the coding sequence GTGCACCGACGCTGGCTCCCCGCGCTCGCCGTCGCGGTCGCCCTCCTCGTCGCGTCGGCGGTCCCGCCCGGCCCCGCGGGCGGCGCGGCCGGCCCGCTCCCGCTCGACAAACTCCTCCACGGCGCGGGCTACGCCGCGCTGGCCGGAACGCTGGTCGTCGGGCTGACCGCGCACCGGCGGTCCACCAAGTGGGCCGCCGGGCTCTCGGTCTGCGGCGCGACGTCGTACGGACTCGCGATAGAACTGCTACAGGCGGGCATCCCCTACCGAGCGTTCTCCCTGGCCGACGCCGGCGCGAACGCGCTGGGCGCGGTCCTCGGCGCCGCCGTCGTCGTCGGATATCGTCGGAGGATGGGGCGATAG
- a CDS encoding signal peptidase I yields MYRYVGAVVLVGFVALSAATPLGAAYVYSDSMEPTISTGDGFVVVPADDAGPGDVVTFWSDHREEYVTHRVVAETESGYVTKGDNNPITDQAAGHPPVRQSDVEGTVLTLGGGPVTVPHVGDAVRFASKHATVLAGAGALLVAALVGSSSSRSRDVLSARTLFRGLIAASVIVGVVGVLLTGGTVRFPVSDSADGATPETVIFENDSANVTLSMASSPYSYRAIAASGVRIVDRSSAGDGEAKPADGGEATTDGGETTGEKGSANADESGATTGEVTLTLARDGSGADAATVRVYQYPRVLPAGIVRAAHAVHPLVAAVLTVGVGHLPVAALYLLTIDGREPLRSGRWRGPLRGK; encoded by the coding sequence ATGTACCGTTACGTCGGCGCGGTCGTGCTGGTCGGGTTCGTGGCGCTCTCAGCGGCGACGCCGCTCGGGGCGGCCTACGTCTACTCCGACAGCATGGAGCCGACGATATCGACCGGTGACGGGTTCGTCGTCGTCCCAGCGGACGACGCCGGCCCGGGAGACGTCGTCACTTTCTGGTCCGACCACCGCGAGGAGTACGTCACGCACCGCGTCGTCGCGGAGACGGAGTCGGGGTACGTCACGAAGGGGGACAACAACCCGATCACGGACCAGGCCGCCGGTCATCCGCCCGTTCGGCAGTCGGACGTCGAGGGGACCGTCCTGACGCTCGGCGGCGGGCCGGTGACGGTGCCCCACGTCGGGGACGCGGTGCGGTTCGCGTCGAAGCACGCGACGGTCCTCGCGGGGGCCGGCGCCCTGTTGGTCGCCGCCCTCGTCGGTTCGTCCTCGTCCCGGTCGCGGGACGTGCTCAGCGCGCGGACGCTGTTCCGCGGGCTGATCGCCGCGAGCGTCATCGTCGGCGTCGTCGGCGTCCTGCTGACCGGCGGCACGGTGCGTTTCCCGGTCAGCGATTCCGCCGACGGAGCGACGCCGGAGACGGTAATCTTCGAGAACGACAGCGCGAACGTGACGTTATCGATGGCATCGTCGCCGTACTCGTACCGGGCGATAGCGGCGTCCGGCGTCCGGATCGTAGACAGGTCGTCGGCGGGCGACGGGGAAGCGAAGCCCGCGGACGGCGGGGAGGCGACGACCGACGGCGGAGAAACGACCGGCGAGAAGGGGTCCGCGAACGCCGACGAAAGCGGGGCGACGACCGGCGAGGTCACGCTGACGCTCGCGAGGGACGGCTCCGGCGCGGACGCCGCGACCGTTCGGGTGTACCAGTACCCGAGGGTCCTCCCGGCGGGGATCGTCCGCGCGGCGCACGCGGTTCACCCACTGGTCGCCGCGGTACTGACGGTCGGCGTCGGGCACCTGCCGGTCGCCGCGCTGTACCTGCTGACGATAGACGGGCGAGAACCGCTGCGGTCGGGCCGCTGGCGCGGACCGCTTCGGGGGAAGTGA
- a CDS encoding DUF5305 family protein, translating into MSWIAAGRLRYERLVATHGRSVVLALAVLGLVAAGVTAVGVASPPTETSRMATDTVRVTADGSDSATVTGESELYERGEVVRDSPAYLTAAAPNLTVTAETSVSDGRSANVTQDLVLTYRAKRGGETYWEEPVPIGHAEGVAGDDPATVSATVNVADVRDRIEAIRGETGSRTTVSAVVVHRAAYETGSRSGELRSSAGLSVGDRSYSLGDGLGTSDTYHDREVVTRADEDRTTALFGVTVASWSLWSAPLALGFLLGAGHAGVVRRRGVDPRAVERRLERDRFAEWVSHGEVPDDVADRRVAIASLADLVDVAIDADRRVVSDRRTERYVVIDGNVAYVYAPDGPAAAEDPTERPAGGTTDDADPLAPDRAEAASGGSGGRDRDAPRTGIPETTTRSAGDRASVEGNGTDDVAARESADVFETNDVFVAEEGDDADASAAGAADEFVWSDPAPESDSEA; encoded by the coding sequence ATGAGCTGGATCGCAGCCGGACGGCTCCGGTACGAGCGGCTGGTCGCCACTCACGGCAGGAGCGTCGTGCTCGCGCTGGCGGTGCTCGGCCTCGTCGCGGCGGGCGTCACGGCGGTCGGCGTCGCCTCGCCGCCGACGGAGACAAGCCGGATGGCGACCGACACCGTCAGGGTCACCGCGGACGGGTCGGACTCGGCGACGGTCACCGGCGAGAGCGAACTGTACGAGCGCGGGGAGGTCGTCCGCGACAGCCCGGCGTACCTGACCGCGGCCGCGCCGAACCTCACCGTCACCGCCGAGACGAGCGTCTCCGACGGTCGGTCGGCGAACGTCACCCAGGACCTCGTGCTGACCTACCGCGCGAAGCGCGGCGGCGAGACGTACTGGGAGGAGCCGGTTCCTATCGGGCACGCCGAGGGCGTCGCGGGCGACGACCCCGCGACGGTGTCGGCGACGGTGAACGTGGCCGACGTGCGCGACCGGATCGAGGCGATACGCGGGGAGACGGGGTCGCGGACGACCGTCAGCGCCGTCGTGGTCCACCGCGCCGCCTACGAGACGGGGAGCCGCAGCGGGGAACTGCGAAGCAGCGCGGGACTCAGCGTCGGCGACCGCTCCTACTCGCTCGGCGACGGCCTCGGTACGAGCGACACGTACCACGACCGCGAGGTCGTCACCCGGGCCGACGAGGACCGGACGACGGCGCTGTTCGGCGTCACTGTCGCGTCGTGGTCCCTCTGGTCGGCCCCGCTGGCGCTCGGCTTCCTGCTCGGTGCCGGTCACGCTGGCGTCGTCCGGCGGCGCGGCGTCGACCCGCGAGCGGTCGAGCGCCGACTGGAGCGGGACCGGTTCGCCGAGTGGGTCTCTCACGGCGAGGTACCGGACGACGTCGCCGACCGGCGCGTCGCGATCGCCTCGCTCGCGGACCTGGTCGACGTCGCCATCGACGCCGACCGCCGCGTCGTCTCCGACCGCCGGACGGAGCGATACGTGGTGATCGACGGGAACGTGGCGTACGTCTACGCTCCCGACGGTCCGGCGGCGGCCGAGGACCCGACCGAGAGACCTGCCGGCGGCACGACCGACGACGCCGATCCGCTGGCGCCGGACCGCGCGGAAGCCGCTTCCGGGGGAAGCGGCGGCCGCGACCGGGACGCGCCGCGAACCGGCATCCCGGAGACTACAACTCGTTCGGCCGGGGACCGAGCGAGCGTCGAGGGGAACGGGACTGACGACGTGGCGGCACGCGAATCAGCAGACGTCTTCGAGACGAACGACGTCTTCGTCGCGGAGGAGGGCGACGATGCGGACGCGTCCGCGGCGGGGGCCGCGGACGAGTTCGTCTGGAGCGACCCCGCCCCGGAGAGCGACTCCGAGGCGTGA